A stretch of the Chelonoidis abingdonii isolate Lonesome George chromosome 11, CheloAbing_2.0, whole genome shotgun sequence genome encodes the following:
- the LOC116831845 gene encoding toll-like receptor 2 encodes MRPLAGICIALCVVIVGLTEGDDPCLVTTDNKIATCKGQNLNRVPQHLPHTLLRLDLSYNRLKEITSGDFSALIQLQSLDLGYNNISHIAADAFASNVLLEELSLFNNSLHRIPSPALKPLRKLRRLEMSNNLYLRSTLDEVFSTLRNLQEFSMGGSLIQTVGKRDFLPLKDIALQKFALKTASSLLEYQKGAFSVLNTTALWCDMALDKNPKALPMILRDLRGKPLQYLRFRNLFEFTYYTESADVFSGLAEVQASKLVFYRGKFNENLLRLALLNIQKSRIRDLSLMAIDFARSSQWNRSEAGIANLTLDSLLLQDISNPDILRFDWTFTWFSGVTNISILNVNFNFVPCDTWDEMHNVVTLDVSNNRLKDAYIYNQGCNYQGVMPKLERFLVAKNELTSLGIVAKFTVSWPRLTHINASHNHIGGLKEMGCQWNPSLVWLALDHNTVTMEIFKCLPITLHYLDLSYSELDRLEMSYFVRCQDLQELKLSGNKIKFIPSEWRCPSLRILAMDGNSFGVISEGSFVNMPELTSLKAGNNPYHCTCDLYGFLQETWRRGKLILLDWPRDWTCYHPESLLDMGVAAYTPGLTECDVRVVVAISVSVTAAVIIAAVVLCWRFDVLWYLQATYRIVRSKYRARHAHPARAYTYHAFISYSCSDADWVRQELLRRLESSSPPYRICIHERDFTPGKWIIDNIIDNIENSYKVIFVLSRNFVNSEWCNYELYFAHQRAVGLGYEDVILVVKEAIDPQSLPNKFCKLRKMLSTKTYLEWPSEASRQPFFWIQLRNVLGKPGAAEPSQDRVSLASVELGSDEVVDSPAEEETAIDAVAGPAS; translated from the coding sequence ATGCGCCCACTGGCTGGGATATGCATAGCTTTGTGCGTGGTGATCGTGGGACTGACAGAGGGGGACGACCCATGTCTTGTCACCACCGACAACAAAATCGCCACCTGTAAAGGTCAGAACCTGAACCGCGTTCCCCAGCACCTTCCCCACACCCTGCTCAGACTGGATCTCTCGTATAACAGGCTCAAAGAGATCACCTCAGGGGACTTCTCAGCGCTGATCCAGCTGCAGAGCTTGGATCTGGGCTACAACAACATCTCGCACATCGCGGCAGATGCCTTCGCCTCCAACGTCCTGCTGGAGGAACTCAGCCTATTCAACAACTCCCTGCACCGGATCCCCTCGCCAGCCCTGAAGCCTCTGAGGAAACTGAGGCGGCTGGAGATGTCCAATAACTTGTACCTCCGCTCAACTCTGGACGAGGTCTTCAGCACTCTGAGGAACCTGCAGGAGTTCTCCATGGGGGGGTCTCTGATCCAGACGGTTGGCAAGCGGGACTTCCTCCCGCTGAAGGATATAGCCTTGCAGAAGTTTGCCCTGAAGACGGCGTCCAGCCTACTGGAGTATCAAAAAGGGGCATTCTCAGTGCTCAACACCACAGCCCTGTGGTGTGACATGGCCCTGGACAAGAATCCCAAGGCCTTGCCCATGATTCTACGGGACCTGAGGGGTAAGCCACTGCAGTATCTCCGCTTCCGCAACCTCTTTGAGTTCACCTACTACACTGAGTCCGCAGATGTCTTCTCTGGCTTGGCTGAGGTGCAAGCCAGCAAGCTGGTCTTCTACCGGGGGAAGTTCAATGAGAACCTGCTACGCCTGGCCCTGCTGAACATCCAGAAGTCCCGCATCCGCGACCTCTCCCTGATGGCCATTGACTTCGCCCGCTCTTCCCAGTGGAACCGCTCGGAAGCGGGCATCGCCAACCTGACCCTGGACAGCTTGTTGCTGCAGGACATCAGCAACCCCGACATCCTGCGTTTCGACTGGACCTTCACCTGGTTCAGCGGTGTGACCAACATCTCCATTCTCAACGTCAACTTCAATTTCGTGCCTTGCGACACCTGGGACGAGATGCACAACGTGGTGACCCTGGATGTCTCCAACAACCGGCTGAAGGACGCCTACATCTACAACCAGGGCTGCAACTACCAGGGCGTCATGCCCAAACTGGAGCGGTTCCTCGTGGCCAAAAACGAGCTGACCAGCCTGGGCATAGTGGCTAAGTTCACAGTCAGTTGGCCTCGCCTGACCCATATCAACGCTAGCCACAACCACATTGGGGGCCTGAAGGAGATGGGGTGCCAGTGGAATCCCAGCCTAGTCTGGCTGGCCCTGGATCACAACACTGTTACCATGGAGATCTTCAAGTGCCTGCCCATCACCCTTCACTACCTGGACCTCTCCTACTCTGAGCTGGACCGGCTGGAGATGAGCTACTTTGTCCGCTGCCAAGACCTCCAGGAGCTGAAGCTTAGTGGGAACAAGATAAAGTTCATTCCCTCAGAGTGGAGATGCCCCAGCCTGCGAATACTGGCCATGGATGGCAACTCCTTTGGTGTCATCAGCGAGGGCTCCTTTGTCAACATGCCAGAGCTGACCAGCCTCAAGGCCGGGAACAACCCCTACCACTGCACCTGCGACCTCTACGGCTTCCTGCAGGAGACCTGGAGGAGGGGTAAGCTAATCCTGCTGGACTGGCCCAGGGACTGGACGTGCTACCACCCTGAGTCCCTGCTGGACATGGGTGTGGCTGCCTACACCCCGGGGCTGACAGAGTGCGACGTGAGGGTGGTGGTGGCCATCTCTGTCTCAGTCACGGCCGCTGTGATCATTGCAGCCGTGGTGCTGTGCTGGAGGTTCGACGTGTTGTGGTATCTGCAGGCCACCTACCGCATCGTCCGGTCGAAGTACCGCGCCCGCCATGCTCACCCCGCTCGGGCCTACACCTACCATGCCTTCATCTCCTACAGCTGCTCAGACGCTGACTGGGTGAGGCAGGAGCTGCTCCGGCGGCTGGAGAGCTCCAGCCCCCCCTACCGCATCTGCATCCACGAGAGGGACTTCACGCCAGGCAAGTGGATCATCGACAACATCATCGACAACATCGAGAACAGCTACAAGGTCATCTTCGTCCTCTCCCGCAACTTCGTCAACAGCGAGTGGTGCAACTACGAGCTCTACTTCGCCCACCAGCGGGCCGTTGGGCTGGGCTACGAGGATGTCATCCTCGTGGTGAAGGAGGCCATCGATCCCCAGAGCCTACCCAACAAGTTCTGCAAGCTCCGGAAGATGCTGAGCACCAAAACCTACCTGGAATGGCCTTCAGAGGCCAGCCGGCAGCCTTTCTTCTGGATACAGCTCAGGAATGTGCTGGGGAAACCGGGAGCAGCCGAGCCCAGCCAGGATCGGGTCTCACTGGCTAGCGTGGAGTTGGGCTCGGATGAGGTTGTGGATAGTCCGGCTGAAGAGGAAACTGCCATCGACGCCGTGGCTGGCCCTGCGAGTTAG